In Deltaproteobacteria bacterium, the genomic window GCGGTCCAGCAGTTGGGGTATGAGCTTGAGAAGAAGGCGGATGCTCAGGCGGTCCAGCAGTTGGGGTATGAGCTTGAGAAGAAGGCGGATGCTCAGGCATTAAAGACCGATATAAATAACATCATACAACAAATACGTGATCAGAAATTAAATATCCTTGCACAGCAGAAAAACCTTTCTTCTTTAATAGAACGGTTGAATCAGGAGACTTCTGAAATGATTACCGATAACGCAACAAAAAGCTTTCGTGAAGAAAAGTCCCACCAGTTTGATGCCATGTATGTATCGTTTGAAGATAGGTTCAGAGGTACACAAGCTGATATCAAAGAGAGGCAAAGGGTTTATTTGCCCTACATTCACGAAGCTTTGAAAAATACGGATAATGCTCAGGTATTAGATGTAGGGTGCGGCAGGGGTGAATGGCTTGAGTTATTAAAGGAACAGAATATTCATGCCAAAGGTATTGATATAAACAGAATTATGGTAGCTCAGGCAAAAGAACTTGGTTTAGATGTGGAAGAAGCGGATGTTATTGAGTATCTCAAGCGTCAAAAGGAGAATTCTCTTTCCGTTATTACAGGTTTTCATATTGTTGAGCACCTTCCCTTCGAGATTCTGGTTAAACTTATTGATGAGTCATTAAGGGTATTAAAAACAAAGGGAATGGTAATATTCGAAACACCGAACCCGGAAAACCTCATGGTTGGTGCTTATAGCTTTTATACCGACCCAACACACCGTAACCCACTACCACCTGATACCTTGAAGTTTGTTGCAGAGGCACGAGGATTTACCAATGTTAAGATTTTAAGACTTCACAGGAGAAATGAACAAACCTCCGCTGTCAGCGATCCACTTCACGAGCTTATGGAGCGTATGAATATGGAACAGGATTATGCGCTCATCGGATACAAAGGATGAAAATAGCTGTAATCGCTGCAGCTTCCAAGACTGGAGAAAAAGGCGGCGCTGAACGTTTTTATGAAGGCCTGGTTAATGCGTTAAATTCAACCGGGATTAATACGGACATAATTAGCTTGGTAAGCGATGAATCAAGTTTTGATACAATTAAAGAGACACTTCTAAATTTCTACGACTTGAATTTATCAGCTTACGACGGAGTAATCTCTACAAAAGTACCATCATATTTTGTTAAACATAAAAATCATGTTTGT contains:
- a CDS encoding class I SAM-dependent methyltransferase — translated: AVQQLGYELEKKADAQAVQQLGYELEKKADAQALKTDINNIIQQIRDQKLNILAQQKNLSSLIERLNQETSEMITDNATKSFREEKSHQFDAMYVSFEDRFRGTQADIKERQRVYLPYIHEALKNTDNAQVLDVGCGRGEWLELLKEQNIHAKGIDINRIMVAQAKELGLDVEEADVIEYLKRQKENSLSVITGFHIVEHLPFEILVKLIDESLRVLKTKGMVIFETPNPENLMVGAYSFYTDPTHRNPLPPDTLKFVAEARGFTNVKILRLHRRNEQTSAVSDPLHELMERMNMEQDYALIGYKG